TGTAAGTAATAGTAAGCCGTATAGCCAGGCAAAATCTTATAAGGAATCAATAAGAAAGTGGGCGGAAAAACATGTGTAAGAAGTATGATGTAGCGATTGTTGGCGGAGGTGTAATTGGTAGTTCAGTTGCACATTTTCTAGCTGAAAGAGGATATAAAGTAGCGATTGTAGAGAAACAAAGAATTGCATCTGAAGCTTCGAAAGCTGCTGCTGGTTTACTTGGTGTTCAGGCGGAATGGGATGAGTATGATCCGCTGTTCGAGCTTGCTAGAGAAAGCCGTGCTATATTTCCACAACTTGCAGAAGTTTTACGTGAAAAAACGGGTATTGATATTGGATATGAAGAAAAAGGGATTTATCGCATTGCTCAAAATGAAAGTGAGAAAGAACGAATACTTCACATTATGAATTGGCAACAAAAAACAGGTGAAAATTCGTACTTTTTGACGGGAGATCGTCTGCGTGAAAAAGAGCCGTTTCTATCTGATTCAATTATTGGGGCCGTGTATTATCCGAAAGATGGTCATGTCATTGCACCAGAGCTTACGAAAGCATTCGCACATTCTGCGACTATCTCTGGAGCTGATATATATGAAGAAACAGAAGTATTTGATATTCGAATTGAAAACGATAAAGTGACTGGAATTGTTACAAGCGAAGGTGTAATCACATGCGAAAAAGCCGTTATCGCTGGTGGTTCGTGGAGCACAAAGTTACTGCGTCATTTTCACCGTGATTGGGGTACATACCCGGTGAAGGGAGAAGTTGTTGCGGTTAGAAGTTGGAAACCGTTATTGAAAGCTCCTATTTTCCAAGAAAGGTTTTATATCGCACCAAAGCGCGGTGGACGTTACGTAATTGGAGCAACGATGAAGCCTCATACGTTCAATAAAACTGTGCAACCAGAAAGTATTACTTCTATATTAGAGCGTGCTTATACAATATTGCCTGCTTTAAAAGAAGCAGAGTGGGAAAGCACATGGGCAGGATTAAGACCACAATCGAATCATGAAGCTCCTTATATGGGAGAGCATGAAGAAATAAAAGGTTTATATGCTTGTACGGGCCATTATCGAAACGGCATTTTATTAAGTCCTGTTACTGGTCAGTATATGGCTGATTTAATAGACGGGAAGCAAGAAAATCATTTGCTAGATTCATTGCTTTCTAAATCGGTTTAAAAAGGGGATGGAAGTTTGAATTTAAAAATTAATGGTAAACAAATTGAAATACCAGCGAGTGTGAAAACAGTAGCTGAGTTACTTACACATTTAGGGTTAGATAAAAAGATTGTAGTAGTAGAACGTAATAAAGATATTTTGCAAAAAGATGATCATCAAGATACATCTGTTTTTGATGGAGACCAAATTGAGATTGTAACTTTCGTAGGAGGCGGTTGATTATGTTAAACGTTGGACCATTTTCATTTCATTCTAGACTTTTATTAGGAACAGGAAAGTTCTCTGATTTTGATGTGCAGCAGAAAGCCATTGAAGTATCTGAAGCTGAAATTTTAACATTTGCAGTACGCCGTATGGATATATTTGATGCAGACCAACCGAATTTATTAGAAAAACTTGATGTAAAAAAATATACGTTATTACCGAATACAGCAGGAGCAAAAAATGCTGAAGAAGCTGTTCGTATTGCGAAGTTAGCCAAAGCTTCGGGGCTTTGTGACATGGTAAAAGTAGAAGTAATTGGTGATGATAGAACGTTATTACCTGATCCGGTAGAAACATTAAAAGCATCTGAAATGTTACTGGAAGAAGGGTTTATCGTTCTTCCATACACATCTGATGATGTTGTATTAGCACGTAAATTACAAGAGCTTGGTGTACACGCCATTATGCCAGGAGCATCACCAATTGGTTCAGGACTTGGAATTGTAAATCCGTTAAATTTAAGTTTTATTATTGAACAAGCAACAGTACCAGTTATCGTTGATGCTGGTATTGGTAGCCCAGCTGATGCAGCATTTGCAATGGAATTAGGAGCAGATGGTGTGTTATTAAATACAGCTGTATCTGGAGCAAAAGATCCTATTAAAATGGCACAGGCAATGAAATTAGGTATTGAAGCAGGTCGCTTAGGCTTTGAAGCGGGGCGTATTGCACGTAAACGTTGTGCAACAGCAAGTAGTCCTTTAGAAGGAATGAGCGTAGTTGAATAATCGATATTCTCGCCAAGAGCTATTCTCTCCAATCGGAGAGACAGGACAACGAAAGATAGGGGAAAAACACGTCCTAATTATTGGGGCAGGTGCACTTGGTAGTGCCAATGCGGAAATGCTTGTCAGAGCTGGAGTTGGCCACGTAACAATTGTTGATCGTGATTATGTCGATTGGAGTAATTTGCAAAGGCAGCAATTGTACGCTGAGGAGGATGTTGAGAGTAATCTTCCTAAGGCTGTAGCAGCTAAAAGGCGTTTGCAGGCGATTAATAGAAAAGTAATGATAGAGGCTCTCGTTCAAGATGTCACAGCTGAGGAGTTAGAAGAGCTCGTTATAAATGTGGATGTAATCGTTGATGCGACTGATAATTTTGAAACACGTTTCATTGTTAATGATATATCGCAAAAGCATTCTATTCCATGGGTTTATGGAGCTTGTGTAGGAAGTTACGGTCTTTCCTACACCATTCTTCCAGGGAAAACGCCGTGTTTATCTTGTTTACTACAATCAATCCCGCTTGGCGGGGCGACGTGTGATACAGCGGGGATTATATCGCCTGCTGTATCTCTTGTCGTTTCTCATCAAGTAACAGAAACGCTTAAACTTTTAGTAGAAGATTGTGAATCACTTCGAGATGGACTTGTGTCGTTTGATGTGTGGAAAAATGAATATTCATGCATGAATGTGCGAAAACTTCGCAAGCATAATTGTCCATCGTGTGGTGAGAATGCATTATATCCATATTTAAGTAAAGAAAATACATCGAAAACAGCAGTTTTATGTGGAAGAAATACAGTTCAAATTAGACCACCTCATAAAGAGGAACTTAATTTTGAACGATATAAAGAGATATTACATGATCGTGTTATAGATTTGAATGTAAATCCATATTTACTATCGTTTTCCGTTGAAGGAAAGAGATTAGTTGTCTTTAAAGATGGACGTGTACTCGTGCATGGAACAAAAGATGTAAGTGAAGCAAAAACGATTTATCATCGCTATTTTGGATAGAAAAGGATGAGTGAGATGAAAGTAAATAAAGCTTTAACAATTGCTGGATCAGATAGCGGAGGCGGTGCAGGAATTCAAGCAGATTTAAAAACATTTCAAGAGCTTGGTGTGTATGGCATGACCGCTATTACAGCAATTACTGCTCAAAATACGCTAGGTGTTCAAGGTGTCTATCCTGTTTCTCTTGAAGGAATTACGGAACAATTGAATTCAATTGGTGAAGATTTAACACCAGACGCTGTTAAGTTAGGTATGTTATTTAGTAGCGAAATTATTAAAATTGTTGCAGAACATATTAAGAAATTTGGCTGGAATAATATTGTACTAGATCCTGTTATGATTGCTAAAGGCGGTGCGTCGTTATTACAACAAGAAGCAGTGCAAGCATTAAAAGAATATTTATTGCCGCTTGCAACTGTTGTAACGCCGAATGTTCCTGAAGCAGAAGTGTTAACGGGGATGGAGATTCAAAATATAGAAGATAGTAAGGAAGCTGCGAAAGTATTGCATGAATTAGGGGCTAAATATGTTCTTATGAAAGGCGGGCATGCGGAATATCAAGGTAATGAAGTAATCGATTTACTCTTTGATGGTGAGCAGTTTATCGAATTTAGAAGTGAACGAATTGCTTCTAAACAAACGCATGGAAGTGGCTGTACATTCGCGTCGGCGGTTACGGCAGGACTTGCCAAAGGATATCCAATTCAAGAGGCAGTCCAAGAAGCAAAAAGATTTATTAGTATAGCGATTGAAGAGCCGTTAAATATTGGGAGTGGTCATGGGCCAACGAATCACTTTGCATATAAGTTGAATAAATACGCATAAAGAAAGAAAAAGCCAGTTTTGTAACGGGCTTTTTTTATTGTTTACTTTTTCCAAATTCAGGAGTATTATATCAGCCAGAATCTGTTTTTTATTTCTGTATTGTGCAGGATAAAAGATTATTTTGTAAAACGCTGAGTCCGATTTTATGGAGCGGAGGAACCAAATTGTGCATTGTCACTAGGGGTGAATCTTTCAAATTTGAAAGTAGGGCTACTCTCAAAGTCCGAATCCGACAGCTAACTTCGTAAGCGTCTTGGGAGAGGACGGTGCCATGATGGATACATCACTTCATCGGTCTGATTAGTATAGGGGAATATCAATCTACGTTTGAATTCTTTTATGCTAAGGAGGATGAGGTACATGGAATTAACGCTTATTTGTGTCGGAGAAGAAAAAAAGGTAAATAGTTTAAGAGAGCTAGTAGCATTTCAGCATGAGTTAATTATTTTTACAGCAAATGAAGAGATAGCAGCTGAAGTCAGGACCTTTGGATTTGAGTCGGCTTATAGCTGTAATAAGGAGCAGGATTTTACTCGTATTTGCGATCGTATTAAGAAAGTGATTTTACTAGGAGATGAGCTTCCAATAGTTAGTTTCTTCACAGAACGTATTCGTTTTTCTTTTCAAGCACCTATTACTGTTGTTACAAGGAATAAACGATATCCGGCCAGGCTCTATGAAACAATTGGAGCTAAATTTGTAGTGTTTACGAACTGTGATAATATTTCTTTTTTATTCTTTGAATAGGGCAGGGGAAGCGAAGATGAAGGTGTTATTACTTGGAGATATAGCGAATCGTTGGGCGGTATCGGTAGAGCGAGTTCAAGAATTGGTGGCGCTCGATCCCATTTTTCCAAATCCGTATATAATATTGCCATCAAAAGATGCTTTATATTTAGAAATGGATATTATTGAATATGAGCAGCTACATGCAGAATTGACACAAGTTTATATTCGAGGGAGAAATTTACGTGCATTTTTACGTAGAGAATAAATTTTGAATGAAAGAAAGAGCGAATGTTAAGTGCGACTAAGGTCGGCACTTATATGCATTCGCTCTTTTTCTTTCATATTTAAAAGATGATTTCTATGAAAAAGAAAGAAATGATAAGAAAACAGATGAAAGAATATGAATAATAACAAATGTAAGCGTTTAAATGATAAAATATTTTCTTATTTTAAGTAATTTCCCTCTTTACAAGTTAAATATAGAGGAGTATATTTACTCTCATAAATCATTCATAAAATTTCCAAAAAAAACCTGATATCGCTGAGTCCAGAAATGGAGCGGGGGAACCAATTTTGTGCATCGTCACTTGGGGTGAATCTTTCAAATTTGAAAGTAGGGCTACTCTTTAAGCCCGAATCCGACAGCTAACCTCGTAAGCGTTTGGAGAGGAGGTTTACTTTTTGTTGTTCATTTTTGAACACTGAGTAGAGCCTCAGTGTTCTTTTTTTGATAAGTTAATGGTAAATTTTTACATTTAGAAAGAGGGATAGTTATGCTAGATGTTGTGATAATCGGAATTTTTGTTGTATTAGTAGCATCGATGGCAAGTCTTGCAAGTTGGTCAGATAAAGTTGTGAAAGAAGGGAAGCAATCATGATGATTGCCTTATCGGTTATTGTTGCAGCAATTACGGTGTACTTAGTTTATGCATTATTAAATCCAGAGAAGTTTTAATTAGGGGGAATCATTCATTATGATTTGGGTTGCAGTTGTCATTACAATGCTATTGTTTATTATTGTGGCAAAGCCAACGGGGATTTATTTAGAGAAAGCCTTTCAAGGGAGCAAGACGTTAGATAAAGTATTTGGGCCTTTTGAAAAACTTATTTTTAAAATTACGGGTGTAAAAGCATACAATCAAACGTGGAAACAGTACGCATTATCATTAGTTTTACTCAATGGATTTATGATTGTGGTTGTATATTTTATTTTCAGGTTACAAGGTGTATTGCCATTAAATCCAGCGCATATTGAAGGGATGGAGCCTACGCTTGCTTTTAATACAGCGATTAGTTTTATGGCTGATACAAACTTACAGCATTACAGCGGTGAAAATGGTTTATCTTATTTATCACAATTAATCGGAATTACATTTTTAATGTTTGCAGCACCAGCAACGACTTTAGCACTTGTTATGGCTTTTATAAGAGGACTCGCTGGGAAGGAACTTGGTAACTTTTTCGTTGATTTTACTAGAGCGTTAACGAGAGTTTTTCTTCCTATCGCATTTGTTGCAGCGTTAATCTTTGTCGCACTTGGTGTACCACAAACGTTAGACGGAGCGGTTACAGCACAAACAATTGATGGTGTAAAACAAAGTATTTTACGCGGGCCTGTTGCATCATTCGTTTCGATTAAGGAGCTTGGGAATAACGGCGGTGGTTTCTTTGGAGCAAACTCAGCGCATCCCTTCGAAAATCCAGGGCAAGTCAGTAATATTTTGCAAATGATGCTTATGATGTTATTGCCAACAGCACTACCATTTACTTACGGACGAATGGTTGGAAATAAAAAGCAAGGACGTATTCTTTTCGTTTCACTGTTCATGGTATTTTTACTCGGATTTATAACAATTACTACATCTGAATTACATGGCAATCCAGTGTTAAACCAAATGGGGATAGAACATGTACAAGGAAGTACAGAAGGGAAAGAAGTACGATTTGGAACAGTATTTTCTTCACTATATGCAACAGTAACGACAGCTGCTGAAACAGGAGCGGTTGATACGATGCATGATACGTTAACACCGATTGGCGGGCTAGTCCCACTCGTAAATATGATGCTAAATACAGTATTTGGCGGTGTTGGAGCAGGTTTTGTCAACATTATCATGTATGCAATTATTGCAGTCTTTATATCTGGGTTAATGGTTGGGCGGACACCAGAGTTTTTAGGCAAGAAAATTGAAGGTAAGGAAATGAAATTAATTGCAGTAACGATATTATTTCATCCATTGCTTATTTTAGGATTTTCAGCATTAGCTCTTTCAACACATTTAGGAACGGATGCAATTTCTCATTCAGGTTTCCACGGTTTAACGCAAGTTGTATATGAATATACATCGTCTGCTGCAAATAACGGATCTGGATTTGAAGGTTTAGCAGATAATACACCGTTTTGGAATATTACGACTGGTTTAGTTATGTTTTTAGGGCGTTATTTCAGCTTAATTACGATGTTAGCTGTGGCAGCTTCATTGAAAGAGAAGACGGTAGTACCAGAAACAGTCGGAACATTCCGTACAGATAATAGTTTATTTGGTGGTATCTTCATCGGAACAATCGTAATTGTTGGTGCATTAACATTCTTCCCGATGTTAGTATTAGGCCCAATTGCAGAATTTCTTACATTGAAGTAATGGAGGGTAAATGATGAGACCGGTAGTGGTAAAAGAAAAACGAGTAAATCAGTCACAAATACATGCTGTAGAAGATGAGGTTAGACAAGCGAAAACGATGGACCGTGATATTGTTACACATGCGATGAAACAATCTTTTGCGAAATTGAATCCGAAAGTAATGATAAAAAATCCTATTATGTTCGTTGTGGAAATTGGATTTATAATTACGTTAATTTTATCCTTTCTTCCGAATAATGTTAGTAGTGTACCAGGATGGTTTAATATAATAGTTTCTCTCATTCTATTATTTACAGTTTTATTTGCTAACTTTGCAGAAGCGTTAGCAGAAGGGCGTGGTAAAGCACAGGCCGATTCTTTAAAACAATCGAAGAGAGATGTGTTTGCAAATATTGTGAAAGACAATGGAGACATTGTTCAAGTTTCAGCAACTGAGCTGAGAAAAGGTGACATTGTCATTGTAAAACAAGGGGAAATGATTCCAAGCGATGGTGAAGTGATTAAAGGGTTAGCATCGGTAGACGAATCTGCAATTACGGGGGAATCAGCTCCTGTTATAAAAGAAGCGGGTGGCGATTTTTGTTCTGTAACAGGCGGTACGATGGTCGTAAGTGATGAGATTACAATTATGATTACAAGTAATCCTGGTGAATCATTTATCGATAAAATGATTTCTTTAGTAGAAGGAGCTGCTCGTCAAAAAACGCCGAATGAGATCGCTTTAAATACAGTATTAACGAGTTTAACTCTTATCTTCTTAATCGTTGTTGTTACACTTCCGATTTTTACAAATTATTTAGGATTTCAAATTGATACAGCTGTACTTGTTGCGTTGTTAGTTTGTTTAATTCCAACGACGATTGGTGGTTTATTATCAGCGATTGGTATTGCTGGGATGGACCGCGTAACAAAGTTTAATGTATTAGCGATGTCAGGTAAAGCAGTAGAAGCTGCAGGAGATATTAATACAATCATTTTAGATAAAACAGGTACAATTACGTTCGGGAATCGTATGGCACATACACTGCTTCCTGTAGGAAATGAAACGATTGAGCAAGTAGGGAAATGGGCTGCAATTAGCTCAGTTTTAGATGAAACACCAGAAGGTCGATCTGTTATAGAATATGTGCAAGCGAAATCTATATCATATAATAGAGAAATTGCAGAACAAGGTGAATTTGTTCCGTTTAAAGCAGAAACAAGAATGAGCGGTGTAGATTTATTGGATGGCACAAAAATAAGAAAAGGTGCAGTTGGTGCCGTTATTGAGTGGGTACAAGCGCAAGGTGGAACAATTCCGAAAGACGTGAATCAAAAAGCGGATTTAATCTCAAAAGAGGGCGGGACACCACTTGTAGTTGCAGTAGACAATCGTATATACGGATTGATCTATTTAAAGGATACAGTAAAACCTGGTATGCGTGAGCGTTTTGAACAGCTTCGTCATATGGGGATTAAAACGGTTATGTGTACAGGTGATAACCCATTAACAGCAGCAACAATTGCGAAAGAGGCAGGGGTAGATGAATTTGTTGCCGAGTGTAAACCAGAAGATAAAATTGCGGTTATTAAAGCAGAGCAAGATAAAGGGAAACTTGTAGCGATGACAGGTGATGGTACGAATGATGCCCCAGCGTTAGCACAGGCGGACGTTGGATTAGCGATGAATAGTGGTACGACAGCTGCGAAAGAAGCAGCGAATATGATTGATCTAGATTCGAATCCAACAAAAATCATTGAGGTTGTAGGAATTGGTAAGCAATTGTTAATGACACGTGGTGCGTTAACGACGTTTAGTATTGCAAATGATATAGCAAAATACTTTGCTATTATTCCAGCGATGTTTACACTTGCAATTCCGCAAATGGAAGCATTAAACATTATGAAATTAACATCGCCGCTTTCAGCGATTTTATCAGCATTAATATTTAATGCGATTATTATTCCACTGCTCATTCCGTTAGCGATGAAAGGTATCGCTTATAAGCCGATGAGTTCTAATGCACTACTTAGCAGAAACTTACTCATTTACGGGCTTGGCGGAGTTATCGTTCCTTTCATTGGAATTAAAGTAATTGATATGCTTGTCGGTTTGTTCATATAAGGAAGAGGGGAAAAAGATGGCTAAAAAACATAGTATAATTTCGCCAGTCATTCGTGTTACGTTTACGTTTTTAATCTTATGCGGGCTTTTATATCCATTACTTGTAACAGGTATTGCACAAGCGGTAATGAAGGATAATGCGGATGGAAGTCTTATATATAATGAAAAAAATGAAGTGGTTGGTTCTAAGTTAATCGGTCAAAATTTCAAAGATCCACGTTATTTTCATGGGCGTGTCTCTAGTATAGAATATAAAGCAGAAGCATCGGGATCCAATAACTATGCACCATCTAATCCAGATTTAACGAAACGAGTTGAGAAGAGTATCGTAGATTGGAATGAGCAAAATCCAAGTGTTCCAGTTACAGAAGTGCCGATAGATTTAGTTACGAATTCAGGTTCAGGGCTTGATCCTGACATTAGTCCGAAGGCAGCTTACGTACAGGTAGATCGCATCTCGAAATTAACGAATATTCCGAAAGAAAAGCTTGATCAATTGATTAAGGATCAAACAGAAGGCGCTGCACTCGGTTTATTTGGAGAAGATCGTGTAAATGTCCTAAAGTTAAATTTAGAACTACAGAAATTAATGAAATAGTAACAGTGCTACCTCAATCTAATGGATTGAGGTAGCGTTGTTTCAAAAGAAAGGTTGTGCTTGTCATGTATGCGGATGACTATAAACCGACGTTTCAAAGGCGAACGCCAGAAGAGTATTTAGAATACATTCGTCAGCAAAATCGAGGGAAATTAAAGTTATATGTAGGAGCGGCGCCAGGAGTTGGGAAAAGTTATAAAATGCTCTTTGATGCTAGAGAGATGCAGAAAGATGGTATTGATATTGTAATTGGTTTAATTGAAACGCATGGGAGAAAGGAAACAGAAGAAGCAATTGCTGATTTAGAAAAAGTGCCTTTAAAAGAAATACAGTATAAGGGAAAGGTATTTTATGAGCTTGATGTAGAAGGAATTATAAAGCGTGCGCCACAAGTTGTTGTAGTAGATGAACTAGCTCATAGTAATATACCAGGTTCTAAACATAAAAAGCGTTACATGGATGTGCAAGAATTGTTAGAGGCAGGCATATCGGTATTATCAGCATTTAATATTCAACATTTAGAAAGCGTTCACGACATTGTAGCCCAAATTACGAACGTCAAAGTACGAGAGCGTATTCCGGATTTTATTTTACAAAAAGCAAATGAGATTCAACTTGTTGATGCAACACCGGAAGTATTGCGGAAGAGATTAATAGATGGAAAGATATATAAGGAAGAAAAAATTCAACAAAGCTTACACAATTTCTTTACGATTAATAATTTAGGGGCACTAAGGGAGTTATCACTTCGTGAAGTTGCAGATGACATGGACGAGAAAATTAGCCAAACAGTAATAGAACCGATCGGTGTGAAAGAAAAAATTCTCGTTTGTGTACAATACAGTTCAACAGCAGAGAAATTAATACGCAGAGGGTGGCGTATGGCCGATCGATTAAATGCCGAATTATATGTATTAAATGTTGAAAGGGAAGATATAGAGTCCATTTCAGCAGGGAAAAAGCAAACAATTGATGAGTGGAAAGTGTTGACGAATCAATTTGATGCGAGCTTTGTATTAGAAGAAGCGAAAGGAAGAAAACCAGCAGATGTCATTATTGAAGTTGCCAAAAGACTACAAGTAACACAAATTTTACTCGGACAATCAGCGAGAACAAGGTGGGAAGAAATAAGAAAAGGTTCCATTGTAAATGAGATTATGAGGCAAACGAAGCATATTGATATTCATATTGTTGCTGATCAAAGAGCGTAAATAAGAGAGAATGCCCTAATATAGCAAAATAGCTATTTTCGGGCATTCTCTTTTTATTTAGCGTTCCGCACTTCTTCTTTACTTACATGATAAAAGCCTATCATTTTCATTGTACATAAAACTATAAGTAGGAACATAATTGCACCTATGAAGAAAATCCAAAAGTAATTTTGAGAAAATAAGAGAAGGCCACCTACAATTGGTCCTGTACCCATTCCAAGATAGCGAATAAAGTTGTAAATTCCGATAGCTGTTGCTCTTTCTTGTGCGAATTCTTCAGTTAATAAAGTTGTATGAGTTGGCATAGATAATCCCATACTAAGACCATATAAGGATGTCATAATAATTAAGATGGGGATGCTTATATGATATGTGAACGAGAATAAAATCACGCATATGATATTGAAAAAACTAGTAATTAGTAACGCCTGTTTTGTCGTGATTAATGTTTGCAAAAGCTTGTAACAATAACTTCCTAGCATAATAGAGAGGGACATCGGTACAAACATAAGACCGATTTCACTTGCATTTAGGTGAAATAAATTTGTTAATATGCTAGGTAAAAAAACGAGGAAACAGAAATAAATACAAAATTGTATAAAGCCAATGAGTGTAATAGAAAATCCAGTTTTATTTCTTAGAATACGCCAGTAATTCTTTGTTGCTTTAGGCTGCTGAATGACATTTGGTTTTGTTTCTGGAAGTAGTGAAATATTTGTGATTAATAAGATGATGCCAATTGTAGATAAAAAGAGAAAGGTAGATAAGTGACCGTTTATATTGCCGAGATAACCACCTAGGAGAGGACCTACCGCAGGGGCGAGAGCAAGTAACATTTGATAAAGACTCATTGCATCTCCCCGTTCTTTTCCTTCGAATAAATCGCCGATTATAGTTGCGGCAACTACAGGTATAGCTGCTATTCCTGCAGCTTGAACAGCTCTAAAAAATAGGAATACATAAATGTCTGCCGAAAAAGCGCAGCCGATTGAGCCAATCGTACTAATAATTAAACTAGGAATCAAAATAGATTTTCTTCCTTTTGTATCAATTAATGGTCCGTAAACAAGCTGCATAATTGCAAGAATGAATGTGAAAAGGGAAACTGTTAAATTTACAAGATAAAGAGAGGTATGAAAGGAATTTTGAATCATCGGTAAAATAGGTGTGTAAATATTTTGAGCGAAAGAACCGAGTAAGGCGCTAATGCAAATAACATATAAAATGAAGTTTAGTTTGGTATGTCTCATAATGTAACCTCCTTAATTTTAGTTTCCTTAGAAACTAAAATTATTTTAACATGATTTTCTCACTTGTAAAGATAAAAAAATGATTTTAAAATGGATATATAGTTAAATTGTTTCTATGGAAACTTATACACCTTAATGGAGGGGAACGGATTGGGACGTACAGTTAAACAAATAGAAATACTTTCGGATATTCGTACACTTTTTCATAAGAAAGAAGAGCATATGAAAGAGAATGATGAGAAGTTTCTTCGTGAGACAGGTGT
The DNA window shown above is from Bacillus clarus and carries:
- the kdpC gene encoding K(+)-transporting ATPase subunit C, whose product is MAKKHSIISPVIRVTFTFLILCGLLYPLLVTGIAQAVMKDNADGSLIYNEKNEVVGSKLIGQNFKDPRYFHGRVSSIEYKAEASGSNNYAPSNPDLTKRVEKSIVDWNEQNPSVPVTEVPIDLVTNSGSGLDPDISPKAAYVQVDRISKLTNIPKEKLDQLIKDQTEGAALGLFGEDRVNVLKLNLELQKLMK
- the kdpDN gene encoding KdpD-like non-kinase potassium sensor (KdpDN resembles contains the N-terminal sensor region of KdpD but lacks the C-terminal histidine kinase region.), which encodes MLVMYADDYKPTFQRRTPEEYLEYIRQQNRGKLKLYVGAAPGVGKSYKMLFDAREMQKDGIDIVIGLIETHGRKETEEAIADLEKVPLKEIQYKGKVFYELDVEGIIKRAPQVVVVDELAHSNIPGSKHKKRYMDVQELLEAGISVLSAFNIQHLESVHDIVAQITNVKVRERIPDFILQKANEIQLVDATPEVLRKRLIDGKIYKEEKIQQSLHNFFTINNLGALRELSLREVADDMDEKISQTVIEPIGVKEKILVCVQYSSTAEKLIRRGWRMADRLNAELYVLNVEREDIESISAGKKQTIDEWKVLTNQFDASFVLEEAKGRKPADVIIEVAKRLQVTQILLGQSARTRWEEIRKGSIVNEIMRQTKHIDIHIVADQRA
- a CDS encoding MFS transporter, whose translation is MRHTKLNFILYVICISALLGSFAQNIYTPILPMIQNSFHTSLYLVNLTVSLFTFILAIMQLVYGPLIDTKGRKSILIPSLIISTIGSIGCAFSADIYVFLFFRAVQAAGIAAIPVVAATIIGDLFEGKERGDAMSLYQMLLALAPAVGPLLGGYLGNINGHLSTFLFLSTIGIILLITNISLLPETKPNVIQQPKATKNYWRILRNKTGFSITLIGFIQFCIYFCFLVFLPSILTNLFHLNASEIGLMFVPMSLSIMLGSYCYKLLQTLITTKQALLITSFFNIICVILFSFTYHISIPILIIMTSLYGLSMGLSMPTHTTLLTEEFAQERATAIGIYNFIRYLGMGTGPIVGGLLLFSQNYFWIFFIGAIMFLLIVLCTMKMIGFYHVSKEEVRNAK